One region of Natronorubrum aibiense genomic DNA includes:
- a CDS encoding TetR/AcrR family transcriptional regulator encodes MTDPDVHEAIMTATYEALCEEGYSDLTAQAIADRTERSKSALFYHYGSREAIVAEFIEYLIDGFESRLAAIEDRSALERLAAFVDWFLSEPDDDELAFHTALLELRAQAPYNDVFRAKLRESDDRIRRALEEILADGLEDGVFQDHDPQAVAALLLAAFDGAQIHQVTLDRCEYLETIRAGTVEHILADILEPTVELPEAVDFDGLHDSQLFDTSPGDDRPGPIER; translated from the coding sequence GTGACCGATCCCGACGTCCACGAAGCGATCATGACCGCGACGTACGAAGCGCTCTGTGAGGAGGGATACAGCGATCTCACCGCGCAGGCGATCGCCGACCGGACCGAACGGAGCAAATCCGCGCTGTTCTATCACTACGGCTCGAGAGAGGCGATCGTCGCCGAGTTCATCGAGTACCTCATCGACGGGTTCGAGTCCCGACTCGCCGCGATCGAGGATCGATCCGCACTCGAGCGCCTCGCCGCGTTCGTCGACTGGTTTCTCTCCGAGCCAGACGACGACGAGTTGGCGTTCCACACCGCGTTACTCGAACTGCGGGCACAAGCCCCCTACAACGACGTCTTCCGCGCGAAGCTGCGCGAAAGCGACGACCGAATCCGACGCGCACTCGAGGAGATCCTCGCGGACGGCCTCGAGGACGGTGTCTTTCAGGACCACGACCCGCAAGCCGTCGCAGCACTGTTGCTCGCAGCGTTCGACGGCGCACAGATTCATCAGGTCACGCTCGACCGGTGTGAGTACCTCGAGACGATCCGCGCGGGAACGGTCGAGCACATCCTCGCGGATATTCTCGAGCCGACAGTCGAACTTCCCGAAGCCGTCGATTTCGACGGATTGCACGACTCACAGCTGTTCGACACGAGTCCCGGCGACGACCGCCCCGGTCCAATCGAACGATAG
- a CDS encoding polyprenyl synthetase family protein, whose translation MTEHISTTIRRFARSSTHTSTADLPSPIQTVVDDALSPLDRSLPVALCTVAGECSAVADAHGLTADAARLEAVLEPVREAVRFLEGYVRLRLAGSTTDRDTAVLASDYLHARAYAAVADSPIPDDRLVDCYRLLTRGSTALARRSYSELETESAVSPRVDAEATSAGVAGALGVAAVGGTTETRRCLRRYSYAVMSALAAQSSAATDDFHPRATAVNVLSGRPATRTRVVEERAPVEHADSTVATALERARDALESLAVDDADGRPLDGASSPLVRLERATRLPFQIG comes from the coding sequence ATGACTGAACACATCTCCACTACGATCCGACGTTTCGCCCGCTCGAGTACCCACACGTCCACGGCTGACCTGCCGTCACCGATCCAGACCGTTGTCGACGACGCGCTGTCACCGCTCGATCGGTCGCTCCCGGTGGCGTTGTGTACCGTCGCCGGCGAGTGCAGCGCCGTCGCGGACGCTCACGGGTTGACCGCGGATGCAGCGCGACTCGAGGCCGTCCTCGAACCGGTCCGCGAGGCCGTCAGATTCCTCGAGGGATACGTCAGGCTTCGGCTCGCGGGGTCGACGACCGATCGAGATACGGCCGTCCTCGCCAGCGACTATCTTCATGCCCGCGCCTACGCAGCCGTCGCCGACTCACCGATTCCGGACGATCGGCTGGTCGACTGCTACCGGCTGCTGACTCGTGGCTCGACGGCGCTCGCCCGCCGGTCGTATTCCGAACTCGAGACGGAGTCGGCGGTTTCGCCGCGCGTCGACGCGGAAGCGACGAGTGCAGGTGTCGCCGGCGCACTCGGCGTAGCAGCCGTCGGTGGCACGACCGAAACACGCAGGTGCCTGCGGCGGTATAGTTATGCCGTAATGAGCGCACTCGCCGCCCAGTCGTCGGCTGCGACCGACGATTTCCACCCTCGAGCAACCGCCGTCAACGTGCTGTCCGGCCGGCCGGCGACGCGAACGCGGGTCGTCGAGGAACGAGCGCCCGTGGAACACGCTGACTCAACCGTCGCAACCGCCCTCGAGCGAGCACGTGATGCCCTCGAGTCGCTCGCCGTTGACGACGCCGACGGCCGTCCACTCGACGGGGCGTCGTCCCCGCTCGTCCGACTCGAGCGAGCAACGCGGCTCCCGTTCCAAATCGGGTGA
- a CDS encoding APC family permease, producing MSDTTQSGLEKALNSKEMLILAFGAMIGWGWIVLAGDWINEGGPLGAITAFVAGGIVVAIVAIIYSELASSMPLVGGEHVYSLRALGPVGSFVCTWAIVFGYVTVAAFEAVALPSAMAFIIPGFDAIPLWNVAGEPVYATWIVVGVLGTIGITYLNYIGIRIAAQFQIIMTVVIAFAGVVLIAGAVTNGQPSPDPSFGAGTAGIFAVVLMTPFMFVGFDVIPQSAEEADIPARTLGLLILLSVGMAAIFYMAVIWGSSRALSGEALVDSTLPAAQAMEVLFSSTAAGQLMALAGIAGIMTSWNAFIIGGSRALFALAESGMIPKPLAKVHPEHNTPSNAILLVGGLSAIAPFFGEQMLTWIVNAGGLGIVVAWFLVVVSFLVLRYREPEMERPYKVPGGPIVGIAAFVLTAFFITLYLPGGQSALVWPYEWIIVLGWCVLGVVFYALSGETSVETSEEVVQRIEALNDD from the coding sequence ATGTCAGATACAACTCAAAGTGGGCTGGAAAAAGCCCTGAATAGCAAAGAGATGCTGATCCTCGCGTTCGGTGCGATGATCGGCTGGGGGTGGATCGTTCTCGCTGGAGATTGGATCAACGAAGGGGGACCGCTGGGGGCGATCACTGCGTTCGTCGCGGGAGGGATCGTCGTCGCGATTGTCGCGATCATCTACAGCGAACTCGCGTCGTCGATGCCGCTGGTCGGGGGCGAGCACGTGTACAGTCTTCGTGCGCTCGGGCCTGTCGGTTCGTTCGTCTGTACGTGGGCGATCGTCTTCGGCTACGTGACGGTCGCTGCCTTCGAGGCCGTCGCGCTGCCGTCTGCGATGGCGTTTATTATTCCCGGGTTCGACGCGATCCCGCTCTGGAACGTCGCCGGAGAACCAGTGTACGCCACCTGGATCGTCGTCGGCGTGCTGGGAACGATCGGGATCACGTACCTGAACTACATCGGCATTCGCATCGCTGCCCAGTTCCAGATCATCATGACCGTCGTCATCGCGTTTGCCGGTGTCGTGTTGATCGCCGGCGCGGTGACCAACGGGCAGCCATCGCCCGATCCATCCTTCGGCGCCGGAACAGCCGGCATCTTCGCCGTCGTGTTGATGACACCGTTCATGTTCGTCGGGTTCGACGTGATTCCCCAGTCTGCAGAGGAAGCCGACATCCCGGCCCGCACGCTGGGCCTGTTGATCTTACTCTCAGTCGGTATGGCAGCGATCTTCTACATGGCCGTTATCTGGGGCTCGAGCCGTGCACTCTCGGGTGAAGCACTCGTCGACAGCACGCTGCCGGCGGCCCAAGCGATGGAAGTCCTGTTCAGCAGCACAGCCGCGGGACAGTTGATGGCACTCGCGGGTATCGCCGGGATCATGACGAGCTGGAACGCGTTCATCATCGGCGGCAGCCGCGCCCTGTTCGCGCTCGCCGAATCGGGAATGATCCCGAAACCGCTCGCGAAGGTCCATCCGGAACACAACACGCCGAGCAACGCGATTCTGCTGGTCGGTGGCCTCTCCGCGATCGCTCCGTTTTTCGGCGAGCAGATGCTCACGTGGATCGTCAACGCCGGCGGCCTCGGCATCGTCGTCGCCTGGTTCCTCGTCGTCGTCTCCTTCCTGGTGCTTCGCTACCGCGAACCCGAGATGGAACGACCGTACAAGGTTCCCGGCGGCCCCATCGTTGGAATCGCCGCGTTCGTGCTGACGGCGTTTTTCATCACGCTGTACCTGCCCGGCGGCCAGTCTGCGCTCGTCTGGCCCTACGAGTGGATCATCGTTCTCGGCTGGTGTGTGCTCGGTGTCGTCTTCTATGCACTCTCCGGTGAGACGTCAGTCGAGACGTCCGAAGAAGTAGTCCAGCGAATCGAAGCGCTGAACGACGACTGA
- a CDS encoding aspartate aminotransferase family protein: protein MAAGPPIEDLHFAMEPSVDEVPGPNSRKLLDRQQEIDSSAVAYPKRIPIALEEARGATVRDVDGNTFLDFFAGIGVLNVGHSNPYVLEATQNQLESVAHTVDFPTEARLDLIDKLREIAPGGLAGASNVVFGGPSGSDAIEGSIKLAKHNTGRHGLLGFEGSYHGTTAGALSLTAGKKYKKGYGPLLADTVHVPYPTRNAGVGSQDACERCLDAVKRKFEAPYGGHETPAGIWVEPIQGEGGVVVPPKGFLQGLRDIADDNDAMLIVDEIQTGLGRTGEWFATDHFDVTPDAITMAKALGGSGLPIGAMLYHEKFDTWGPGGHVGTFRGNAPAMAGGLRAIEYIESHDLLAHATELGGYLRDRIAEVAETTPEIVDVRGKGLFVGVEFEDADGSPDADIVKEIQQHCYENGVLVWSAGRHGNVLRLIPPLVLTHEQAEFGMDVLCEAVRATTEGSH, encoded by the coding sequence ATGGCTGCAGGCCCGCCAATCGAAGACCTACATTTCGCGATGGAACCATCAGTCGACGAGGTTCCGGGACCGAACTCACGAAAACTTCTCGACCGCCAACAGGAGATCGACAGCAGCGCCGTTGCGTATCCCAAACGAATCCCGATCGCACTCGAGGAAGCCCGCGGCGCGACGGTTCGCGACGTCGACGGCAACACCTTCCTCGACTTTTTCGCCGGGATCGGCGTCTTGAACGTGGGACACTCCAACCCGTACGTCCTCGAGGCGACGCAGAACCAACTCGAGTCGGTCGCGCACACGGTCGACTTCCCGACCGAGGCACGACTCGACCTCATCGACAAGCTTCGAGAGATCGCCCCCGGCGGGCTGGCCGGTGCGAGCAACGTCGTCTTCGGTGGGCCAAGTGGGAGTGACGCGATCGAAGGCTCGATCAAACTCGCCAAACACAACACAGGTCGACACGGCCTGCTCGGTTTCGAAGGGTCCTACCACGGCACGACCGCCGGTGCGCTCAGTCTCACTGCGGGCAAGAAGTACAAGAAGGGCTACGGCCCGTTGCTCGCGGACACCGTCCACGTCCCGTACCCGACCCGCAACGCGGGCGTCGGGAGTCAGGATGCCTGCGAGCGCTGTCTCGACGCCGTCAAACGGAAGTTCGAGGCCCCCTACGGCGGTCACGAGACGCCGGCCGGCATCTGGGTCGAACCGATTCAGGGTGAAGGCGGCGTCGTCGTTCCTCCGAAGGGCTTCCTGCAGGGGCTCCGTGATATCGCGGACGACAACGACGCGATGTTGATCGTCGACGAGATCCAGACCGGACTGGGCCGAACCGGCGAGTGGTTCGCTACGGACCATTTCGACGTGACGCCGGACGCGATCACGATGGCGAAAGCACTCGGTGGCAGTGGCCTCCCAATTGGTGCGATGCTCTACCACGAGAAGTTCGACACGTGGGGGCCGGGCGGCCACGTCGGCACGTTCCGCGGCAACGCGCCCGCGATGGCCGGTGGTCTGCGGGCGATCGAGTACATCGAATCCCACGACCTGCTCGCACACGCGACGGAACTCGGTGGCTACCTCCGAGACCGAATCGCCGAAGTCGCAGAGACGACCCCAGAGATCGTCGACGTGCGCGGGAAGGGACTGTTCGTCGGCGTCGAGTTCGAAGATGCGGACGGCAGTCCGGATGCCGACATCGTCAAGGAGATTCAGCAGCACTGCTACGAAAACGGCGTTCTCGTCTGGAGCGCCGGCCGACATGGGAACGTGTTGCGGCTCATCCCGCCGCTCGTTCTCACCCACGAACAGGCGGAATTCGGCATGGACGTCCTTTGTGAGGCCGTTCGTGCGACGACGGAGGGTTCACACTAA
- a CDS encoding acyl-CoA dehydrogenase family protein: MLDYLDLEAELTDEERLIRDTAREFVDEQVRPDIGEHFENGTFPKELIPEMGEMGFYAPNLEGYGSPNVSETAYGLLMQELEACDSGLRSMASVQGALVMYPIHAYGSEEQKEEWLPKLGAGEAVGCFGLTEPEHGSNPTAMETYAERDADGYVLNGSKTWITNSPIADVAIVWARDRSSEDTPVRGFLVETDRDGVSTNKITEKLSLRASITGEIGLNDVHVPEENVLPGVSGMKGPLSCLTQARFGIAWGAVGAARDCFETARQYATDREQFGGPIGRFQLQQDKLAEMATQITLAQLLIHRLTELKERGELRPQHVSMAKRNNVRMARDQSRIAREMLGGNGITTDYSPMRHLANLETVYTYEGTHDIHTLILGEDLTGIAAYE; this comes from the coding sequence ATGCTTGATTATCTCGACCTCGAGGCAGAGCTTACCGACGAAGAACGACTGATCCGCGATACGGCACGCGAGTTCGTCGACGAACAGGTTCGCCCGGACATCGGCGAACACTTCGAAAACGGCACGTTCCCGAAAGAGCTGATCCCCGAGATGGGCGAGATGGGCTTTTACGCGCCGAACCTCGAGGGCTACGGCTCGCCGAACGTCTCCGAGACGGCCTACGGCCTGCTGATGCAGGAACTCGAGGCCTGTGACTCTGGGCTGCGCTCGATGGCGTCGGTACAGGGCGCGCTCGTGATGTACCCGATCCACGCCTACGGCAGCGAGGAGCAAAAGGAGGAGTGGCTGCCGAAACTCGGCGCTGGCGAGGCTGTCGGCTGTTTCGGTCTCACCGAACCCGAGCACGGCTCGAACCCGACGGCGATGGAGACGTACGCCGAACGCGACGCCGACGGCTACGTCCTCAACGGCTCGAAGACGTGGATCACGAACTCCCCCATCGCCGACGTTGCGATCGTCTGGGCGCGTGATCGCTCGAGCGAGGACACCCCTGTTCGGGGCTTCCTCGTCGAGACCGACCGCGACGGGGTCTCGACCAACAAGATCACCGAGAAGCTGTCGCTTCGCGCCTCGATCACGGGCGAGATCGGCCTGAACGACGTCCACGTCCCCGAGGAGAACGTCCTCCCCGGCGTCTCGGGCATGAAAGGCCCGCTGTCGTGTCTCACACAGGCACGCTTCGGCATCGCTTGGGGTGCCGTTGGTGCCGCCCGAGACTGCTTCGAGACGGCTCGCCAGTACGCCACAGATCGCGAGCAGTTCGGCGGCCCGATCGGGCGCTTCCAGCTCCAACAGGACAAACTCGCGGAGATGGCCACCCAGATCACCCTCGCCCAGTTGCTCATCCACCGGCTGACGGAACTCAAAGAACGCGGCGAGTTGCGGCCACAGCACGTCTCGATGGCCAAACGCAACAACGTCCGCATGGCTCGCGACCAGTCTCGCATCGCTCGCGAGATGCTCGGCGGCAACGGCATCACGACCGACTACTCGCCGATGCGCCACCTGGCGAACCTCGAGACGGTCTACACCTACGAGGGGACCCACGACATCCATACCCTCATCCTCGGTGAGGATCTGACCGGTATCGCCGCCTACGAATAA
- a CDS encoding Lrp/AsnC family transcriptional regulator, which translates to MSTTLDERDVRIIFAIAEQETDNTEVIHEQTGIPKSTVHYRLQSLKEEGVITNELYELDLEKVGLGITIISEIWAEFGEGYHERVGEQLADIEGVNQVYFTMGDTDFVVIGRLTSRDMVEDLVDDYESIDEIRRTSSKFVISTIKTNTGIGTLRDYSQQSLLDFHQLSADGE; encoded by the coding sequence ATGAGTACGACACTGGACGAGCGCGACGTCAGGATCATCTTCGCGATCGCCGAACAGGAGACCGACAACACGGAGGTCATCCACGAACAAACGGGGATTCCGAAGTCGACGGTCCACTATCGCTTGCAGAGTCTCAAAGAGGAGGGCGTCATCACGAACGAACTGTACGAACTCGACCTCGAGAAAGTCGGTCTCGGCATCACGATCATCTCCGAAATCTGGGCGGAGTTCGGGGAGGGGTACCACGAGCGGGTCGGCGAACAACTCGCAGATATCGAGGGCGTCAATCAGGTCTACTTTACGATGGGCGATACGGACTTTGTCGTGATCGGGCGGCTCACCTCACGGGACATGGTCGAAGACCTCGTCGACGACTACGAATCGATCGACGAAATCCGGCGCACGAGTTCGAAGTTCGTCATCTCGACGATCAAGACGAACACGGGGATCGGCACGCTGCGTGATTACAGCCAGCAGTCGCTGCTCGATTTTCACCAGCTATCTGCCGACGGCGAGTGA
- a CDS encoding MBL fold metallo-hydrolase yields MDIRFLGGAGEVGRSAILVNDALLLDFGMLTANPPQFPLETPDPEAVVVSHGHLDHVGTLPALLSGDARPLIHWTPPTAELARTLARDTLKLHGGSYNCPFTETDLKRVTQVSETHGYRESFEAAGHEITFYNAGHIPGSAHVLVDDGETRLLYTGDFHIDTDSSDAPGQTNAVSGQRLVAGTTARPDADIVLCESTYSDVEHEDRAIVEQRFVESVETTLWDGGTVVVPAFAIGRTQELMLVCAAHDIPCYVDGMGTQVTEMLRQYPSYVRDGEAFRRAISHARFVTGRDGQRKRIVDQTAAIITTSGMLSGGPAMTYIPEIRRNPVNKITMTGYQVEGTPGRDLLETGSAEIDGRVMPVSAQVEQYDFSAHADRDGIRAFLESYRDSTVLINHGDRCEAFADELQAEGFDASAPELGETVSV; encoded by the coding sequence ATGGACATTCGGTTTCTCGGCGGCGCCGGCGAGGTCGGACGCAGCGCGATCCTCGTCAACGACGCGCTATTGCTCGATTTCGGGATGCTGACCGCCAACCCGCCCCAGTTTCCCCTCGAGACGCCCGATCCCGAGGCGGTCGTCGTCTCGCACGGCCATCTCGACCACGTCGGAACGCTTCCCGCCCTCCTCTCGGGTGATGCGCGACCGTTGATCCACTGGACTCCACCGACGGCCGAACTCGCGCGCACGCTCGCTCGAGACACGCTCAAACTCCACGGTGGTTCGTACAACTGTCCGTTTACCGAGACGGATCTCAAGCGCGTCACGCAGGTCTCGGAGACCCACGGCTATCGGGAGTCGTTCGAGGCCGCCGGCCACGAAATCACGTTCTACAACGCCGGCCACATTCCGGGCAGCGCTCACGTCCTCGTCGACGACGGGGAGACCCGACTGCTCTACACCGGCGACTTCCACATCGACACCGACTCGAGCGACGCACCCGGCCAAACCAACGCAGTAAGCGGGCAGCGCTTGGTCGCGGGGACCACCGCGCGGCCGGACGCCGACATCGTTCTCTGTGAGAGTACGTACTCCGACGTCGAACACGAAGACAGAGCCATCGTCGAGCAGCGGTTCGTCGAGAGCGTCGAGACGACGCTCTGGGACGGCGGCACGGTCGTCGTCCCTGCGTTCGCGATCGGTCGAACGCAGGAGTTGATGCTCGTCTGTGCGGCCCACGACATCCCGTGTTACGTCGACGGGATGGGGACACAGGTCACCGAGATGTTGCGCCAGTATCCCAGCTACGTCCGCGACGGCGAGGCGTTTCGGCGGGCGATCTCACACGCTCGTTTCGTCACTGGCCGCGACGGCCAGCGCAAGCGGATCGTCGACCAGACGGCCGCGATCATCACCACCAGCGGGATGCTCTCGGGCGGGCCAGCAATGACCTACATCCCCGAAATCCGCCGGAATCCAGTGAACAAAATCACGATGACGGGGTATCAGGTCGAAGGGACCCCCGGTCGCGACCTCCTCGAGACCGGCAGCGCCGAAATCGACGGCCGAGTGATGCCCGTCAGCGCGCAGGTCGAGCAGTACGATTTCTCAGCCCACGCGGATCGAGACGGCATCCGCGCGTTCCTCGAGTCTTACCGCGACAGTACGGTTCTGATCAACCACGGCGACCGCTGTGAGGCGTTCGCCGACGAGTTGCAGGCCGAGGGATTCGACGCGAGTGCACCAGAACTCGGCGAGACCGTCTCCGTGTAA
- a CDS encoding DUF5518 domain-containing protein, whose amino-acid sequence MGSTPTERASADGHPAAGRPLPEFVDWLFGVVIALSGLFLIVDGSVLAFTVDRGLLAEGIEDGTITVAVGTTELTDAESITVADAVVSWVGPGLLLTGGGLVLFAIGYVVVRHRAHRRARTGESVSSFGTFAVLGAVTTVVLSFIPVSPVSPAVGGALAGYLERNESDRTVSVGALAGLLPTLPLCSTLLFVFVGLLSGLFAIGQAGNAIVVGTIMLLSVGLVATVGAGLGALGGYVGGRLADRRGATD is encoded by the coding sequence ATGGGGAGTACACCAACCGAGCGTGCAAGCGCGGACGGACACCCAGCTGCCGGTCGTCCACTCCCGGAGTTCGTCGACTGGCTCTTCGGAGTCGTCATTGCGCTGAGCGGGCTGTTTCTGATCGTCGATGGGAGCGTGCTCGCGTTTACGGTCGACCGAGGACTCCTCGCGGAGGGCATCGAAGACGGAACGATCACGGTCGCCGTCGGCACGACCGAACTCACCGATGCCGAGTCGATAACGGTCGCTGACGCTGTCGTCTCGTGGGTGGGTCCGGGGCTGCTCTTGACCGGCGGCGGGCTGGTTCTGTTCGCGATCGGATACGTCGTCGTGAGACACCGCGCTCACCGTCGAGCCCGGACAGGCGAGTCCGTCAGCTCGTTTGGCACGTTCGCCGTTCTCGGCGCTGTGACTACCGTCGTGCTTTCTTTCATCCCCGTCTCGCCCGTCTCGCCCGCCGTCGGCGGTGCGCTGGCGGGCTACCTCGAGCGGAACGAATCCGATCGGACGGTTAGCGTCGGAGCGCTCGCAGGGCTGTTGCCCACGCTGCCACTCTGCTCGACTCTTTTGTTCGTGTTCGTCGGCCTGCTGTCCGGACTGTTCGCCATCGGGCAGGCCGGAAACGCGATTGTCGTCGGAACGATCATGCTCCTTTCAGTAGGACTCGTCGCGACCGTCGGTGCCGGTCTCGGCGCTCTCGGCGGGTACGTCGGTGGTCGACTCGCAGACCGCCGAGGGGCGACCGACTGA
- a CDS encoding MFS transporter, whose protein sequence is MGTNGSGYRQEYSLVVLAAGSYTCLMFVWFSLPAFLSAIIADLDLSSTQAGILAGAVPLTYIPLALFSGLAVDRVGPGRSLAVGVLIYGIAQFVRSSAAGFPSLLAATLLLGVGATAITFGLPKLVGVLFPPEATGRPSAIYLIGASAGSALVFAVGRPVLGPWLGGWRPLFFWSGVVAVGYGLCWLLVTWRVDIDGRMADTDSFSLESIVDDLRLVLSHRELRLVVVIGTMYLLLHHGLQGWLPTVLESRGLSPGIAGQATSLLIGAYVVGVLVVPALADRFTARRLALMGCGSVAFLGVAGMILGEVGIGVAVGIVFAGFGIGGVSPLVRAIPPALEGIGARLTGTAVGFIFAVGEIGGFFGPMLIGVFHDVTGSFVPGLLMLSAGALVVVLAGTMLRYETR, encoded by the coding sequence ATGGGAACTAATGGCAGTGGATACCGACAGGAGTACAGCCTCGTCGTCCTCGCGGCGGGGAGTTACACCTGTCTGATGTTCGTCTGGTTCTCGCTGCCGGCGTTCCTCTCGGCGATTATCGCAGATCTCGATCTCTCGAGTACGCAAGCCGGGATCCTCGCGGGTGCGGTGCCGCTGACGTACATCCCGCTTGCGCTGTTTTCCGGGCTCGCCGTCGACCGAGTCGGCCCCGGTCGAAGCCTCGCGGTCGGCGTGCTGATCTACGGCATCGCCCAGTTCGTTCGAAGCTCCGCCGCCGGCTTTCCGTCGCTGCTCGCCGCGACGCTCCTTCTCGGCGTCGGCGCGACCGCTATAACGTTCGGCCTTCCGAAACTGGTCGGCGTGTTGTTCCCGCCCGAGGCGACCGGGCGGCCCTCCGCGATCTATCTCATCGGGGCCTCGGCTGGCTCTGCGCTCGTGTTCGCAGTCGGACGCCCGGTGCTGGGACCGTGGCTCGGCGGCTGGCGACCGCTGTTTTTCTGGAGTGGTGTCGTCGCCGTCGGTTACGGCCTCTGTTGGCTGCTCGTTACGTGGCGCGTCGACATCGACGGCCGGATGGCTGACACCGACTCGTTTTCCCTCGAGTCGATCGTCGACGACCTGCGGCTGGTGCTCTCCCACCGTGAGCTTCGGTTGGTCGTCGTCATCGGGACGATGTACCTCCTGTTACACCACGGCCTGCAAGGGTGGTTGCCGACGGTGCTCGAGTCGCGCGGGCTCTCGCCCGGCATCGCCGGGCAGGCCACGAGTCTACTGATCGGCGCCTACGTCGTCGGCGTGTTGGTCGTTCCCGCGCTGGCCGATCGGTTCACTGCCCGGCGACTCGCCCTGATGGGCTGTGGCAGCGTCGCGTTCCTCGGCGTTGCCGGGATGATCCTGGGCGAGGTCGGAATCGGCGTCGCCGTCGGGATCGTCTTCGCCGGGTTCGGGATCGGCGGCGTCTCACCGCTCGTCCGGGCGATTCCCCCGGCTCTCGAGGGAATCGGGGCGCGGTTGACCGGGACAGCGGTCGGCTTCATCTTCGCCGTCGGGGAGATCGGCGGCTTCTTCGGTCCGATGCTGATCGGCGTCTTCCACGACGTGACGGGCTCGTTCGTTCCCGGGCTGCTCATGCTGTCGGCCGGTGCACTCGTCGTCGTCCTCGCCGGAACCATGCTGCGATACGAGACCCGGTAG
- a CDS encoding HpcH/HpaI aldolase family protein translates to MPTTPRSNRLQRTIEGDGVALGVLENTYSPALVEFYGDLGLDFVWIDLEHAGPSPWNGDRLEDLLRAADVTETELLVRLPEPDPGMIRKALDAGVRSLFVSRIETADEVRQALEASRFEYDGDPGRRGFASPRASRWGTADDYAGTEDDEIVLGVTIENPTAVDNIDDILAVPELGFVFAGPLDLAVSLGHPGEPTHEKVGDHVERIRDAALEADVPLGGLGFGMDDVNEKAESGYQILNLGSTTGALQGTVQSWLDEYDGN, encoded by the coding sequence ATGCCGACCACTCCCCGCAGCAACCGGCTTCAACGAACGATCGAGGGTGACGGCGTCGCCCTCGGCGTCCTCGAAAACACGTACAGTCCGGCGCTCGTCGAGTTCTACGGCGACCTCGGCCTCGACTTCGTCTGGATCGATCTCGAACATGCCGGGCCGAGTCCATGGAACGGCGACCGACTCGAGGATTTGCTTCGGGCCGCAGACGTGACCGAGACGGAACTGCTCGTTCGACTGCCCGAGCCCGATCCGGGGATGATCCGCAAGGCGCTTGACGCCGGCGTTCGATCACTGTTCGTCTCGCGGATCGAGACGGCCGACGAGGTCCGGCAGGCGCTCGAGGCGTCTCGGTTCGAGTACGACGGCGACCCCGGAAGACGCGGCTTCGCAAGTCCCCGTGCGAGTCGCTGGGGGACAGCCGACGACTACGCCGGCACCGAAGACGACGAGATCGTCCTCGGCGTAACGATCGAGAACCCGACGGCGGTCGACAACATCGACGACATCCTCGCGGTGCCCGAGCTGGGCTTCGTCTTCGCCGGCCCGCTCGATCTCGCGGTGTCGCTCGGCCATCCGGGCGAACCGACCCACGAGAAGGTCGGCGACCACGTCGAGCGGATTCGGGACGCGGCGCTCGAGGCCGACGTCCCCCTCGGCGGACTCGGCTTCGGGATGGACGACGTCAACGAGAAGGCCGAATCAGGCTACCAGATCCTGAATCTAGGGAGCACCACCGGTGCCCTGCAGGGGACGGTACAGTCGTGGCTCGACGAGTACGATGGTAACTAA
- a CDS encoding DCC1-like thiol-disulfide oxidoreductase family protein has protein sequence MTEPTLVYDDDCGFCTWWADYIDRHGELRIVGFSDLSTEPELRERLPTHYEQCSHLVIDDAVYSCGASIEEALRQTTANSTVRDVIEFGRHFEEYERVREWAYRQVANNRETWGQLVSKTPPARRESENGRSR, from the coding sequence ATGACCGAGCCAACGCTCGTCTACGACGACGATTGTGGGTTCTGTACGTGGTGGGCGGACTACATCGATCGACACGGCGAACTGCGTATCGTCGGCTTCAGTGACCTCTCGACCGAACCCGAGCTCCGCGAGCGGCTGCCGACCCACTACGAACAGTGTTCGCATCTCGTGATCGACGACGCGGTTTACTCGTGTGGGGCATCGATCGAAGAAGCACTCCGCCAGACGACCGCCAACAGCACCGTCCGCGACGTCATCGAGTTCGGTCGCCACTTCGAGGAGTACGAACGCGTCCGCGAGTGGGCCTACCGGCAGGTGGCGAACAACCGCGAGACGTGGGGACAACTTGTCTCGAAGACGCCGCCGGCGAGGCGAGAGTCGGAAAACGGTAGGAGCCGCTGA